In the genome of Dickeya fangzhongdai, one region contains:
- the birA gene encoding bifunctional biotin--[acetyl-CoA-carboxylase] ligase/biotin operon repressor BirA yields the protein MKDYTVPLKLISILSDGEFYSGEYLGELMGMSRAAINKHIQTIREWGLDVFTVTGKGYALSAPIQLLDAEKIRSQIQSGNIAVLPVIDSTNQYLLDRLDSVSSGDACIAEYQQAGRGRRGRKWFSPFGSNLYLSLYWRLEQGPAAAVGVSLVIGIIMAEVLHHLGAEGVRVKWPNDLYLNDKKLAGILVELNGRTGDAAHLVIGAGINLRMNSSGSTVIEQGWINLQEAGIDIDRNMLAVKLVTELRAALAIYEQQGLAPFISRWNNLDNFYNRAVKLIVGNREIKGIDKGIDSQGALLLEQDGVIQSYIGGEISLRGW from the coding sequence ATGAAAGATTATACCGTCCCGTTGAAGCTAATCTCTATTCTGTCCGATGGTGAGTTTTATTCGGGGGAATATCTCGGTGAGCTAATGGGGATGAGCCGGGCAGCCATCAACAAACATATTCAGACCATCAGAGAGTGGGGGTTGGATGTCTTTACTGTAACTGGAAAAGGTTATGCACTTTCAGCCCCAATTCAATTGCTTGATGCAGAGAAGATTCGCTCGCAAATACAAAGCGGCAATATAGCGGTTTTACCCGTGATTGATTCTACCAATCAATATCTGTTGGATCGCCTTGATTCGGTATCGTCGGGTGATGCTTGCATTGCCGAATACCAACAGGCTGGGCGGGGGCGTCGTGGTCGAAAATGGTTTTCCCCCTTTGGCAGTAACCTCTACTTGTCACTGTATTGGCGTCTGGAACAAGGACCTGCCGCAGCGGTTGGCGTGAGTCTGGTGATTGGCATCATTATGGCGGAAGTCTTGCATCATCTGGGAGCTGAAGGGGTGCGGGTAAAATGGCCGAATGACTTGTACCTGAACGATAAAAAACTGGCTGGTATTCTCGTTGAATTAAATGGACGGACGGGGGATGCTGCGCATCTGGTTATCGGCGCAGGTATTAATTTGCGCATGAATTCATCAGGCTCGACTGTGATCGAGCAGGGATGGATCAACCTGCAGGAAGCAGGGATTGATATTGATCGTAATATGCTGGCTGTGAAGCTCGTTACTGAACTGCGTGCCGCATTGGCTATTTATGAACAACAAGGTTTAGCTCCCTTTATTTCCCGATGGAACAATCTGGATAATTTTTATAATCGCGCAGTGAAGCTGATTGTCGGTAATCGGGAAATAAAAGGTATTGATAAAGGCATTGATAGCCAGGGGGCGTTATTGCTGGAGCAGGATGGGGTAATTCAGTCTTATATTGGCGGTGAGATTTCTCTGCGTGGATGGTAA
- a CDS encoding DUF6691 family protein → MNNLFSFLAGLVFGLGLLISGMANPQKVLGFLDITRQWDPSLALVMGGALVVGVMGFRVVGRMSKPLCVASFSLPLKKAVDKPLVVGSLLFGIGWGMAGICPGPALVLLSYGTVKGWVFFASMLAGMGLYEWFVARKRATVP, encoded by the coding sequence ATGAATAATCTGTTTTCTTTTCTGGCCGGGTTGGTTTTCGGCCTCGGGTTGCTGATCAGCGGGATGGCGAATCCGCAGAAAGTGCTGGGTTTTCTGGATATTACCCGGCAGTGGGACCCTTCGCTGGCGCTGGTGATGGGTGGCGCGCTGGTGGTCGGGGTGATGGGGTTTCGCGTTGTCGGCCGGATGTCAAAGCCGCTGTGCGTGGCGTCGTTCTCCCTGCCGCTAAAAAAAGCGGTCGATAAACCGCTGGTGGTGGGCAGCCTGCTGTTCGGCATCGGCTGGGGAATGGCCGGTATTTGTCCCGGCCCGGCCCTGGTGTTGCTGTCGTATGGCACCGTGAAAGGCTGGGTGTTCTTTGCCTCCATGCTCGCAGGCATGGGGCTGTATGAGTGGTTTGTCGCCCGCAAACGGGCGACGGTTCCCTGA
- the pepQ gene encoding Xaa-Pro dipeptidase, whose protein sequence is METLTSLYHQHVATLQQRTQAVLARHNLDALLIHSGELMMAFLDDHAYPFKVNPQFKAWLPVTQVPNCWLWVDGVNTPKLWFYSPVDYWHNVAPVPDSFWTKSLDIQVLRKADDIGQQLPVQRQRVAYIGSAPQRAINLGIAPEHINPKGVLDYLHYHRAYKTDYELACMREAQKTAVVGHRAAYEAFQSGMSEFDINLAYLTATGHRDTDVPYGNIVALNEHAAVLHYTQLEHRVPAEMRSFLLDAGAEYNGYAADITRTYAAQDDNEYAALVNDLNREQLALIDTLKAGVRYTDYHLQMHHRVAVLLKRHQLVTGLSEEAMVEQGVTSPFLPHGLGHPLGLQVHDVGGFMQDDTGTTLAAPSAHPYLRCTRILEPRMVLTIEPGIYFIDSLFEPWRQGELRQHFNWQKLDALRPFGGIRIEDNIVVHDKRIENLTRALDLA, encoded by the coding sequence ATGGAAACGCTGACTTCTTTGTATCATCAACATGTGGCGACCCTGCAGCAACGCACGCAGGCGGTTCTGGCGCGGCATAATCTGGATGCCTTATTGATCCACTCCGGTGAGTTGATGATGGCGTTTCTGGACGATCATGCCTATCCGTTCAAGGTCAATCCGCAGTTCAAGGCCTGGCTGCCGGTGACGCAGGTGCCGAACTGCTGGCTGTGGGTGGATGGGGTCAATACGCCGAAGCTGTGGTTCTACTCCCCCGTTGATTACTGGCATAACGTGGCGCCGGTGCCGGACAGTTTCTGGACTAAATCGCTGGATATCCAGGTGCTGCGCAAGGCCGACGATATCGGCCAGCAACTGCCGGTTCAGCGCCAGCGAGTCGCCTATATCGGTTCCGCGCCGCAGCGCGCGATAAATCTGGGTATCGCGCCGGAACACATCAACCCGAAAGGCGTGCTGGATTATCTGCATTACCACCGCGCCTACAAAACGGACTACGAACTGGCCTGTATGCGCGAAGCGCAGAAAACGGCGGTGGTTGGTCACCGTGCCGCTTATGAAGCGTTCCAGTCCGGCATGAGCGAATTCGATATCAATCTGGCGTACCTGACCGCCACCGGCCACCGCGATACCGATGTGCCTTACGGTAATATCGTCGCCCTCAACGAGCATGCGGCGGTACTGCACTACACCCAGCTTGAACACCGGGTGCCGGCGGAAATGCGTAGCTTCCTGCTGGATGCCGGCGCGGAATATAACGGCTATGCGGCGGATATTACCCGCACCTATGCCGCGCAGGACGACAACGAGTATGCCGCGCTGGTAAACGATCTGAACCGCGAGCAACTGGCGTTGATCGATACCCTAAAGGCCGGCGTGCGTTATACCGACTACCATTTGCAGATGCACCACCGGGTGGCGGTGCTGCTCAAACGTCATCAACTAGTGACCGGACTGAGCGAGGAAGCGATGGTGGAACAGGGCGTTACCTCGCCTTTCCTGCCGCACGGTCTGGGTCATCCGCTCGGCTTGCAGGTGCATGACGTCGGCGGGTTCATGCAGGACGACACCGGTACGACGCTAGCTGCGCCATCCGCTCATCCTTACCTGCGTTGTACCCGGATTCTGGAGCCGCGCATGGTGCTGACTATCGAACCGGGTATCTACTTTATCGATTCTCTGTTCGAACCCTGGCGTCAGGGCGAACTGCGCCAGCACTTCAACTGGCAGAAGCTGGATGCGCTGCGCCCGTTCGGCGGTATTCGTATTGAAGACAATATCGTGGTGCATGACAAACGCATTGAAAACCTGACCCGTGCGCTTGATCTGGCCTGA
- the trkH gene encoding Trk system potassium transporter TrkH: MHLRAITRIVGLLVILFSGTMFIPGMVALIYRDGAGRAFIQTFIVALVMGLLLWLPNRKHRHELKAREGFLIVVLFWTVLGSVGALPFLFVERPNLSVTDAFFESFSGLTTTGATTLVGLDSLPKAILFYRQMLQWMGGMGIIVLAVAILPILGVGGMQLYRAEMPGPLKDHKMRPRIAETAKTLWLIYVLLTVLCALSLWLAGMSVFDAISHSFSTIAIGGFSTHDASIGYFNSPTINTIIAVFLLISGCNFGLHFAVLSGRSLRVYWRDPEFRMFIVVQMSLVVICTLVLWGHGVYKNGMETLNQAFFQVVSMATTAGFTTDSIASWPLFLPVLLLCSAFIGGCAGSTGGGLKVIRILLLFLQGSRELKRLVHPNAVYTIKLGQRALPERILEAVWGFFSAYALVFIVSMLAVIATGVDNFSAFAAVAATLNNLGPGLGTVADNFTSMNDAAKWILIVTMLFGRLEVFTMLVLFTPTFWRE, encoded by the coding sequence ATGCACTTGCGTGCCATAACCCGCATTGTCGGACTGCTGGTCATCCTGTTTTCCGGCACCATGTTTATTCCCGGCATGGTGGCGTTGATCTACCGTGATGGCGCCGGTCGGGCATTTATCCAGACGTTCATCGTGGCGCTGGTTATGGGACTATTGCTGTGGCTGCCCAACCGTAAACACCGCCATGAACTGAAGGCCCGTGAAGGATTTCTGATCGTGGTGCTGTTCTGGACGGTGCTGGGTAGCGTCGGGGCCCTGCCGTTTCTGTTTGTCGAGCGTCCCAACCTGTCGGTGACGGATGCGTTTTTCGAGTCCTTTTCCGGCCTGACCACAACCGGCGCGACCACGTTAGTCGGGCTGGATTCGCTGCCGAAAGCCATCCTGTTCTACCGGCAGATGCTGCAATGGATGGGCGGTATGGGAATCATCGTGCTGGCGGTAGCTATTCTGCCGATTCTGGGCGTCGGGGGGATGCAGCTTTATCGCGCCGAAATGCCGGGGCCGCTGAAAGACCATAAAATGCGGCCCCGCATCGCGGAAACCGCCAAAACCCTGTGGTTAATCTATGTGTTGCTGACCGTGCTCTGCGCGCTCTCGCTATGGCTGGCGGGCATGTCGGTGTTCGATGCCATCAGCCACAGTTTCTCCACTATCGCCATCGGCGGGTTCTCGACTCACGACGCCAGCATCGGTTATTTCAATAGTCCCACCATCAACACCATTATCGCGGTATTTCTGCTGATTTCCGGCTGTAATTTTGGTTTGCACTTTGCGGTATTGAGCGGACGCAGTCTGCGAGTGTACTGGCGCGACCCCGAGTTCCGGATGTTCATTGTCGTTCAGATGTCGCTGGTTGTGATTTGTACCCTCGTGTTGTGGGGGCACGGTGTGTACAAGAATGGTATGGAAACCCTGAATCAGGCGTTCTTTCAGGTAGTATCCATGGCGACTACCGCAGGGTTCACCACCGACAGTATTGCTTCCTGGCCGCTGTTTTTGCCGGTATTGCTGCTGTGCTCCGCGTTTATCGGCGGTTGCGCCGGTTCGACCGGCGGCGGCCTGAAAGTGATTCGCATCCTGTTACTGTTCTTGCAGGGCTCTCGCGAACTGAAGCGATTGGTTCATCCGAATGCGGTCTATACCATTAAGCTCGGTCAGCGCGCTTTGCCGGAGCGGATACTGGAAGCAGTGTGGGGATTTTTCTCGGCTTATGCACTGGTGTTTATCGTCAGCATGCTGGCCGTGATTGCGACAGGGGTGGACAACTTCTCCGCCTTTGCGGCGGTGGCCGCCACGCTGAACAATCTCGGGCCGGGGCTTGGGACAGTCGCTGACAATTTCACATCCATGAATGACGCCGCCAAATGGATTCTGATTGTTACCATGCTGTTTGGACGTCTGGAAGTGTTCACCATGCTGGTGCTATTTACTCCCACTTTTTGGCGGGAATAA
- the coaA gene encoding type I pantothenate kinase: MTNNAQSFATPYLQFNRQQWANLRDSVPLTLTEDEIIKLKGINEDLSLDEVAEIYLPLSRLLNFYISSNLRRQAVLEQFLGTDGQKIPYIIGIAGSVAVGKSTTARVLQALLSRWPEHRKVELITTDGFLHPNKVLQQKNLMKKKGFPQSYDMHSLVKFVSEIKSGVPWVTAPTYSHLTYDIVPDCNKVIEQPDILILEGLNVLQSGMDYPHDPHRVFVSDFVDFSIYVDAPEELLKSWYINRFLKFRQGAFTNPDSYFHNYAKLAETEAVNIASQLWNEINGLNLKQNILPTRGRASLIMTKSANHAVECVRLRK; the protein is encoded by the coding sequence ATGACTAATAACGCGCAATCTTTCGCAACGCCTTATCTTCAGTTCAATCGCCAGCAATGGGCCAACTTGCGTGACTCTGTGCCATTGACTCTGACTGAAGATGAAATCATTAAACTCAAAGGCATTAACGAAGATCTGTCTTTGGATGAGGTCGCGGAAATTTATCTGCCATTATCTCGACTGCTCAATTTTTATATCAGTTCCAATTTACGGCGTCAGGCCGTGCTTGAGCAGTTTCTGGGAACCGATGGACAGAAAATCCCTTATATTATCGGTATTGCTGGTAGTGTTGCCGTAGGGAAAAGCACGACAGCGCGTGTACTGCAGGCATTGCTCAGCCGCTGGCCGGAACATCGGAAAGTTGAACTGATTACCACCGACGGTTTTCTTCATCCCAATAAGGTATTACAGCAAAAAAATCTGATGAAGAAGAAAGGATTCCCCCAGTCCTATGATATGCATAGCCTGGTAAAATTCGTTTCTGAGATAAAATCCGGTGTCCCTTGGGTAACGGCCCCCACCTATTCTCACCTGACCTATGATATTGTGCCCGATTGCAATAAAGTCATAGAACAGCCGGATATTCTGATTCTTGAAGGACTGAATGTTCTGCAAAGCGGGATGGATTATCCCCACGACCCTCATCGTGTTTTTGTATCTGATTTTGTGGATTTTTCCATTTATGTCGATGCGCCCGAGGAACTACTGAAGAGCTGGTATATCAATCGATTTCTGAAATTCAGGCAGGGTGCATTTACCAATCCCGACTCCTATTTCCACAATTATGCAAAATTGGCGGAAACAGAAGCCGTTAATATCGCATCACAATTATGGAATGAGATTAATGGTTTGAATCTCAAGCAGAACATACTGCCGACGCGTGGACGAGCCAGCCTTATCATGACCAAAAGCGCAAATCACGCAGTCGAGTGTGTACGCTTAAGAAAATAA
- the murB gene encoding UDP-N-acetylmuramate dehydrogenase, with product MTNSVTSLKSFNSFSLPVFATEVAIIENSSELLSAWQRANQSGLPILILGEGSNVLFLDDFHGIVLINRLKGIEIKETASEWMLHVGAGENWHHLVEYTLERQISGLENLALIPGCVGSAPIQNIGAYGVELKKVCAYVDMLNLRTGETARLSAEECQFGYRDSVFKHEYQDGFAIIAVGFRLSKEWKPVLEYGDLTRLDPSAVTAKQVFDAVCQMRRSKLPDPAVMGNAGSFFKNPVIPAAIAEHILANYPNAPHYPQPNGEVKLAAGWLIDQCGLKGHQIGQAAVHDKQALVLVNKGEATSCDLVNLARYVRNKVAEQFDVWLEPEVRFISAQGEVNAVEVLA from the coding sequence ATGACGAATTCTGTCACATCTCTAAAATCGTTTAATTCCTTCTCCTTACCGGTATTTGCGACAGAGGTCGCGATTATCGAAAATTCAAGTGAGTTGTTATCTGCATGGCAGCGTGCTAATCAGAGCGGGTTACCAATCCTGATATTGGGGGAAGGGAGTAATGTACTCTTTCTGGACGATTTTCACGGCATAGTACTTATTAATCGGCTCAAAGGGATTGAGATCAAAGAGACTGCATCTGAATGGATGCTCCATGTTGGGGCTGGAGAAAACTGGCATCACCTTGTGGAATATACGCTGGAACGCCAGATTTCCGGTCTCGAGAATCTGGCCTTGATCCCAGGATGTGTTGGATCCGCGCCTATTCAGAATATCGGCGCTTATGGTGTAGAGCTGAAAAAGGTCTGTGCTTATGTCGATATGCTAAATCTGAGAACGGGCGAGACAGCGCGCCTGAGTGCTGAAGAGTGCCAGTTCGGTTATCGGGATAGCGTTTTCAAGCATGAATACCAGGATGGATTTGCCATTATCGCAGTAGGATTTCGTTTATCGAAAGAGTGGAAGCCGGTCCTGGAATATGGCGATCTTACTCGCCTTGACCCTTCGGCAGTGACAGCAAAACAAGTCTTTGACGCCGTTTGTCAGATGAGGCGGAGCAAATTACCCGATCCTGCGGTAATGGGTAATGCAGGTAGTTTTTTCAAAAACCCGGTAATTCCTGCCGCTATAGCTGAACACATTCTGGCGAATTATCCCAATGCCCCTCATTATCCTCAACCGAATGGTGAGGTAAAGCTGGCTGCCGGCTGGTTGATCGATCAATGCGGTTTAAAAGGGCATCAAATTGGTCAGGCTGCAGTTCATGATAAGCAGGCTCTGGTTCTGGTGAATAAAGGCGAAGCAACCAGTTGTGATCTGGTTAATCTGGCTCGTTATGTAAGAAACAAAGTTGCAGAGCAATTCGATGTGTGGCTGGAGCCTGAGGTACGGTTTATTTCCGCTCAGGGAGAGGTTAATGCAGTGGAGGTTTTGGCATGA
- a CDS encoding IMPACT family protein, whose product MLSYPVPAASVSVHEEIKKSRFITLLGPASGVDTARGVIQQIREQHPSAAHHCWAYVAGAPDDSQQLGFSDDGEPSGTAGKPMLAQLMGSGIGEVVAVVVRYYGGVRLGTGGLVKAYGGGVQQALKQLPLQQKVMQRMYRLQCDYALLPQVETVVLALQGQVVSTEYASEVSLQLAFPVTAVEDATRRLRDISRGALHLQPISQ is encoded by the coding sequence ATGCTGTCATATCCGGTTCCTGCTGCGTCTGTCAGTGTTCACGAAGAGATTAAAAAGAGCCGTTTTATCACGCTGCTTGGCCCGGCCAGCGGCGTGGATACGGCCCGAGGCGTGATTCAGCAGATCCGCGAACAACATCCCTCGGCGGCTCACCATTGCTGGGCCTATGTCGCGGGCGCGCCTGACGATTCGCAACAGCTCGGTTTTTCCGATGACGGCGAACCTTCGGGAACCGCAGGCAAACCGATGCTGGCGCAACTGATGGGCAGCGGCATCGGCGAAGTGGTGGCAGTGGTGGTGCGCTATTATGGCGGCGTCAGGCTCGGTACCGGCGGGCTGGTCAAAGCTTACGGCGGCGGCGTGCAGCAGGCGCTGAAACAACTGCCGCTGCAGCAGAAAGTCATGCAACGGATGTATCGATTGCAGTGCGACTATGCCCTGTTGCCCCAGGTTGAAACCGTGGTGCTGGCGCTGCAGGGGCAAGTCGTCTCGACGGAGTACGCCAGCGAAGTCTCGCTCCAACTGGCGTTTCCGGTAACGGCGGTAGAAGACGCGACGCGGCGGCTGCGCGATATTAGCCGCGGCGCGTTGCATTTGCAGCCAATTTCACAATAA
- the fadA gene encoding acetyl-CoA C-acyltransferase FadA, translating into MENAVIVDAVRTPMGRSKGGAFRQVRAETLSAHLMRSLLSRNPALEADQIDDIYWGCVQQTLEQGFNVARNAALLAEIPHSVPAVTVNRLCGSSMQALHDAARAIMVGDAAVCLVGGVEHMGHVPMTHGVDFHPGLGKSIAKAAAMMGLTAELLARQHHISREMQDAFAARSHQRAWAATQSGAFRREIIPTTGHNADGALQPFDYDEVVRAETSVDALAALRPAFDPVNGTVTAGSSSALSDGAAALLVMSESRALALGLTPRVRIRAMAVVGCDPSVMGYGPVPATQKALQRAGLALSDIGLFELNEAFAAQTLPCIKALGLMDNLDDKVNLNGGAIALGHPLGCSGARITATLTNLMEQRNVEFGVATMCIGLGQGIATVLERV; encoded by the coding sequence ATGGAAAACGCAGTAATTGTTGATGCGGTGCGCACCCCGATGGGACGCTCCAAAGGCGGCGCGTTTCGCCAGGTGCGAGCAGAAACCCTGTCCGCTCATCTGATGCGCAGTCTGTTGAGCCGTAACCCGGCGCTGGAAGCAGACCAGATTGACGATATCTACTGGGGTTGCGTGCAACAGACGCTGGAGCAAGGCTTCAACGTGGCGCGCAACGCGGCGCTGCTGGCCGAAATCCCCCATTCGGTGCCCGCCGTGACCGTCAACCGCCTGTGCGGTTCGTCCATGCAGGCGCTGCACGACGCGGCGCGCGCCATCATGGTGGGTGACGCCGCGGTTTGTCTGGTCGGCGGCGTTGAACACATGGGACATGTGCCGATGACCCACGGCGTCGATTTTCACCCCGGACTCGGCAAAAGCATCGCCAAAGCGGCGGCGATGATGGGGCTGACGGCGGAACTGCTGGCGCGCCAGCACCACATCAGCCGCGAGATGCAGGACGCTTTCGCCGCCCGTTCGCACCAGCGCGCCTGGGCCGCCACCCAGTCCGGCGCCTTTCGCCGCGAAATTATCCCCACAACCGGCCATAACGCCGATGGCGCGCTGCAACCGTTTGACTACGACGAGGTGGTCAGGGCGGAAACCAGCGTCGATGCGCTGGCGGCGCTGCGCCCGGCGTTTGATCCGGTCAATGGCACCGTCACCGCCGGCAGTTCATCGGCGCTGTCGGACGGCGCGGCGGCGCTGCTGGTTATGAGCGAGTCCCGCGCTCTGGCGCTGGGGCTGACGCCTCGGGTACGCATCCGCGCCATGGCGGTAGTCGGGTGCGATCCGTCAGTGATGGGATACGGCCCGGTGCCCGCCACCCAAAAAGCGTTGCAACGGGCGGGGCTTGCGCTGAGCGATATCGGTCTGTTTGAACTGAATGAGGCGTTCGCCGCCCAAACGCTGCCTTGCATCAAGGCGCTGGGGCTGATGGACAACCTGGACGATAAGGTCAACCTGAACGGCGGCGCCATCGCACTCGGTCATCCGCTGGGATGTTCCGGCGCGCGTATCACCGCTACGCTTACCAATCTGATGGAACAGCGAAATGTGGAATTCGGCGTGGCAACCATGTGCATCGGTTTGGGTCAGGGCATCGCCACCGTGCTTGAGCGGGTATAA
- the hemG gene encoding menaquinone-dependent protoporphyrinogen IX dehydrogenase — translation MKALILFSSRDGQTRAIASYIANNLKGTLECDVVNILNAHEVDLDKYDKIMIGASVRYGHFHPAVEKFIRQHLALLQQKPSAFFSVNLTARKPEKRSLQTNAYTRKFLLRSPWQPDLGAVFAGALRYPRYRWFDRVMIQFIMRMTGGETDSTKEIEYTDWEQVARFAQSFGQLAQKKAV, via the coding sequence ATGAAAGCATTGATATTGTTTTCCAGTCGGGATGGCCAAACGCGTGCGATAGCGTCTTACATCGCCAATAACCTCAAGGGAACGCTGGAATGTGATGTCGTCAACATTCTGAATGCCCATGAGGTTGACCTCGACAAGTACGACAAAATAATGATCGGTGCGTCAGTGCGCTACGGGCATTTTCATCCGGCGGTGGAAAAATTCATCCGCCAGCATCTTGCCTTGTTGCAACAAAAGCCCAGCGCCTTCTTTTCTGTCAACCTGACCGCCCGCAAGCCGGAAAAGCGTTCGCTGCAAACCAACGCCTATACCCGTAAGTTTCTGCTGCGTTCTCCCTGGCAGCCGGACTTAGGCGCGGTCTTTGCCGGCGCGCTGCGTTACCCGCGCTATCGCTGGTTCGACCGTGTCATGATTCAGTTCATTATGCGTATGACCGGCGGCGAGACCGACAGCACCAAAGAAATTGAGTATACCGACTGGGAACAGGTGGCGCGTTTTGCCCAGTCCTTTGGTCAGCTCGCCCAGAAAAAGGCGGTGTAA
- the fadB gene encoding fatty acid oxidation complex subunit alpha FadB, with product MIYQGDTLYLNWLEDGIAELVFAAPGSVNKLDTRTVASLGDALNHLKRQPSLRALLLRSDKNAFIAGADITEFLSLFAAPPETLHQWLTEANAIFSQLEDLPVPTLSAINGYALGGGCECALATDFRIATPDVRIGLPEVKLGIMPGFGGTVRLPRLLGADGALEIITAGKDLPAGEALKVGLVDAVADSDKLLPAAVHMLRLAMTDRLDWRDRRRQKQSPLRLNRIEATMSFATANALVQQAAGRHYPAPMMALKTIEAAAGLHRDAALKIETDNFVELTQTTAAHDLVGVFLNEQAVKSAAKKWAADATPPARVAVLGAGIMGGGIACQSARKGVPVWMKDISEKALTLGMEEAAKLLNAQLERGKMDAMTMAGVLARIHPTLNNNGLEQADLIIEAVVENPQVKARVLADVEACVSEQTLIVSNTSTIPIGQLAASLQRPQHFCGMHFFNPVHRMPLVEVIRGPQTDEKTLARVVAYASKIGKTPIVVNDCPGFFVNRVLFPYIAAFNLLMRDGADFRDVDAVMEKQFGWPMGPAYLLDVVGLDTAHHAQAVMSAGFPQRMAKTYRDAVDVLVEHQRFGQKSGAGFYRYYPDAKGKPRREQDEQTDILLDAVCEPKRTFSAQEIIHRLMVPMLNEVARCLEEGIVATPAEADMALLYGLGFPPFHGGACRYLDTLGSQRYVEIAQSLASLGPLYAIPDSLLQMAQRQQRYYPAVEPHADLSLHQPA from the coding sequence ATGATCTATCAAGGCGACACGCTGTACCTCAACTGGCTGGAAGACGGCATTGCCGAACTGGTTTTTGCCGCGCCCGGCAGCGTCAACAAACTGGATACCCGCACCGTTGCCAGCCTTGGCGACGCGCTAAATCACCTGAAACGCCAACCGTCGCTACGCGCCCTGCTGCTGCGCTCGGATAAAAACGCGTTCATTGCCGGAGCGGACATCACCGAATTCCTGTCGCTGTTTGCCGCCCCGCCGGAAACGCTGCATCAGTGGCTGACCGAAGCCAACGCCATTTTCAGCCAGTTGGAGGATTTGCCGGTCCCGACGCTATCCGCCATCAATGGCTATGCGCTGGGCGGGGGATGCGAATGCGCGCTGGCGACCGATTTCCGCATCGCGACGCCTGACGTTCGCATCGGGTTGCCGGAAGTCAAACTGGGGATCATGCCCGGATTTGGCGGTACAGTCCGCTTGCCACGGTTGCTGGGCGCGGACGGCGCGCTGGAGATCATCACCGCCGGTAAAGATTTGCCTGCCGGCGAGGCCCTGAAAGTCGGGCTGGTTGATGCGGTTGCGGACAGCGACAAACTGCTGCCCGCCGCCGTGCATATGCTGCGTCTGGCGATGACGGACCGGCTCGACTGGCGTGACCGCCGCCGTCAGAAACAATCGCCGCTACGGCTTAACCGTATCGAAGCCACCATGAGTTTCGCTACCGCCAACGCGTTGGTGCAACAGGCGGCGGGCCGCCACTACCCCGCGCCGATGATGGCGCTCAAAACCATCGAAGCCGCCGCCGGACTCCACCGCGACGCCGCGCTGAAGATAGAAACCGATAATTTCGTCGAGCTAACCCAAACGACGGCGGCGCACGATCTGGTCGGCGTCTTCCTTAACGAGCAGGCCGTAAAAAGCGCCGCCAAAAAATGGGCCGCCGACGCCACGCCGCCGGCTCGTGTTGCCGTGCTCGGCGCCGGGATCATGGGCGGCGGCATCGCCTGCCAGTCGGCACGCAAAGGGGTGCCGGTATGGATGAAAGACATCAGTGAAAAAGCGCTGACGCTGGGGATGGAAGAAGCCGCCAAATTGCTCAACGCACAGCTGGAACGCGGCAAAATGGACGCCATGACCATGGCGGGGGTGCTGGCCCGCATCCACCCGACGTTGAACAACAACGGGCTTGAACAGGCGGACCTGATCATCGAAGCGGTGGTGGAAAACCCGCAGGTAAAAGCCAGGGTGCTGGCTGATGTGGAAGCCTGCGTCAGCGAGCAAACGCTGATCGTCTCCAATACCTCGACGATTCCCATCGGACAGTTAGCAGCCTCGTTGCAGCGGCCGCAACACTTCTGCGGTATGCACTTTTTCAATCCGGTGCATCGTATGCCGCTGGTTGAAGTGATTCGCGGTCCACAAACCGATGAGAAAACGCTGGCCCGCGTGGTGGCCTACGCCAGCAAGATCGGCAAAACCCCGATCGTGGTGAACGACTGCCCGGGATTTTTCGTCAACCGCGTGCTGTTTCCCTACATCGCCGCCTTCAACCTGTTGATGCGCGACGGCGCGGATTTCCGCGACGTGGACGCCGTGATGGAAAAACAGTTCGGCTGGCCGATGGGGCCGGCTTATCTGCTGGATGTGGTCGGATTAGATACCGCTCACCACGCTCAGGCGGTCATGTCGGCGGGCTTTCCGCAGCGCATGGCGAAAACCTATCGCGACGCAGTCGATGTACTGGTGGAACATCAGCGTTTCGGCCAGAAGAGCGGCGCGGGCTTCTACCGTTACTACCCGGACGCTAAAGGCAAACCGCGCCGGGAACAGGACGAGCAGACCGATATCTTGCTGGATGCGGTCTGCGAGCCGAAGCGCACCTTCAGCGCGCAGGAGATTATCCATCGCCTGATGGTGCCGATGCTCAACGAAGTCGCGCGTTGTCTGGAAGAAGGCATCGTCGCCACCCCGGCGGAAGCCGACATGGCGCTGCTTTACGGTCTAGGCTTCCCGCCGTTCCACGGCGGCGCTTGCCGTTATCTGGATACGCTGGGCAGCCAACGCTATGTGGAAATCGCCCAGTCGCTGGCATCGCTGGGACCGCTTTACGCCATACCGGACAGCCTGTTGCAGATGGCGCAGCGCCAGCAGCGTTATTACCCGGCGGTTGAACCTCACGCCGATCTTTCTCTTCACCAACCGGCATAA